Proteins encoded together in one Bacteroidota bacterium window:
- a CDS encoding PD40 domain-containing protein, whose product MNAWRSWLLLAIGFWTTPLSAQFYFGQNKIQYHDFNWSFIQSEHFDLYFTDNNYKLAEFAINAAESAYVKIRTDFNYSINARISFIIYGAHSQFQQTNVIQGNLDEGIGGVTELFKNRIVLPFQGDFQQFAHVIHHELVHAVINDMFYGGSLQNVLSSGIQLNIPLWFNEGLAEFSALEWDSNTDQFMRDAVINNYLNPIPQLSGYFAYRGGQSVWYYVTQKYGREKIAEILQRIRSTRDVQQAFVGAIGLNYEELTERWMTDLKKRYWPEIAGRTDVNTISRRLVNHRKDGSNYNTSPTISPKGDRVVYMTDINQYIDLYVMSGLDGKSRKKVIDGQRSRDFEELHLLTPGVSWSPDGKRIAVATKAGNEDAIMLIDVDSGEGEKITLGLDGIFSVDWSRDGKLLAFQGLKHGQSDIFIYNLETKNLRNLTNDPFSDMDPSFSPDSRKVVFVSDRQSYQSDWLVSSGTRLHELDIRAKDLFEMDTETRQIKRLTDTPGIDETNPVYVESNDHLVYISDQNGAYNIWHSNLVTGKIRPLTDFLQGVQQLSVTYDGSRLVFSALSFAGYDIYSLSNPLDLSVPGDSLTPNQWARFRDSGRKDLTRSDLVQVISESPVADSIASYVFVPANPDELKVLSADTLDFSNYDLSVPANAAESGYSTVFGTAESNKTETGDFRVYDYKLNFSPDLIYGNASVSNLYGVYGQTNMLFSDMLGNHQIFFATNLVLDLKNSDLYLAYYYLPERLDYGVFGYHSSRYLGVINRFGFFDVYRYRNYGGGLSIAYPLDKFNRFSLDLGYSILSRENLEDVSIPIEETWFFNPRLQFIHDTSLWGVTGPGNGSRYGIQLYSVPSALSNKVNFFTTSFDYRTYFRITDYTSFAIRAAGALSNGGTPQKFFIGGVENWLNLQIRNRENFPLTTLEDFVFAEAALPLRGHDLNAQNGSRYAITNFELRYPMLFWLLPEVGDDAMGTFFMGTLFTDLGTAWSEDQKLQLMGMNEEKNWGLQDLLAGSGMGVRTYLAYFLVRFDVAWRWDFRQSSKPQYYLSLGADF is encoded by the coding sequence ATGAATGCATGGCGCAGTTGGCTTTTACTGGCGATCGGTTTTTGGACCACCCCCCTGTCTGCCCAGTTTTATTTTGGACAGAATAAAATTCAGTATCACGATTTTAACTGGAGCTTTATTCAGTCCGAACATTTCGATCTGTATTTCACCGATAACAATTACAAGCTGGCCGAATTTGCCATTAATGCGGCCGAATCGGCCTATGTGAAAATCAGAACCGATTTCAATTATTCGATCAATGCCCGCATCTCCTTCATCATTTACGGGGCACACAGTCAGTTCCAGCAGACCAATGTCATTCAGGGCAATCTGGATGAAGGGATTGGTGGTGTCACTGAACTGTTTAAAAACCGGATCGTCCTGCCCTTTCAGGGTGATTTTCAGCAGTTTGCTCACGTGATTCACCATGAACTGGTCCATGCCGTGATTAATGATATGTTCTATGGAGGCTCGCTTCAGAACGTGCTCTCCTCGGGAATTCAGCTGAATATTCCTCTCTGGTTCAATGAAGGTCTGGCCGAATTCAGCGCACTGGAATGGGATTCGAACACCGATCAGTTCATGCGGGATGCTGTTATTAACAATTATCTGAATCCGATCCCACAACTGTCGGGGTATTTTGCCTACCGGGGTGGACAAAGTGTCTGGTATTATGTTACCCAGAAATACGGCCGCGAGAAGATTGCAGAAATCCTCCAGCGGATCCGGTCGACACGGGACGTTCAGCAGGCCTTCGTCGGTGCCATTGGGCTTAATTACGAAGAGCTGACAGAACGGTGGATGACCGATCTGAAGAAGCGCTACTGGCCCGAAATCGCCGGGCGGACCGATGTGAATACCATTTCGAGGCGTCTGGTTAACCATCGGAAAGATGGCAGCAATTACAACACAAGTCCGACCATCAGTCCGAAAGGAGACCGGGTGGTTTACATGACCGATATTAATCAATATATCGATCTGTATGTTATGTCGGGCCTGGATGGGAAAAGCAGAAAAAAAGTGATCGATGGTCAGCGAAGCCGTGATTTTGAGGAGTTGCACCTGCTTACTCCGGGCGTGTCCTGGTCTCCCGATGGAAAACGGATTGCCGTTGCCACCAAAGCCGGAAATGAAGATGCCATCATGCTGATCGATGTCGATTCAGGAGAGGGCGAAAAAATAACGCTTGGTCTTGATGGAATTTTCAGTGTGGACTGGAGCCGGGATGGAAAACTGCTTGCTTTCCAGGGGCTGAAACACGGGCAATCCGACATTTTCATCTACAATCTTGAAACCAAAAACCTCCGGAATCTGACCAACGATCCCTTCAGCGACATGGATCCTTCCTTTTCACCCGATTCCCGCAAAGTGGTGTTTGTATCGGACCGTCAGTCCTACCAATCCGATTGGCTGGTGTCCTCGGGAACCCGGTTGCACGAACTCGATATACGGGCGAAGGATCTTTTTGAAATGGATACCGAAACGCGCCAGATCAAACGCCTGACCGACACACCCGGGATCGATGAAACCAATCCGGTCTATGTCGAAAGCAATGATCACCTCGTTTACATTTCGGACCAGAACGGAGCCTATAACATCTGGCATTCCAACCTGGTAACAGGAAAGATCAGACCCCTTACCGATTTCCTTCAGGGTGTTCAGCAGTTATCGGTTACTTACGATGGTTCCCGTCTGGTTTTTTCAGCCCTTTCCTTTGCAGGTTACGACATTTACAGCCTCAGCAATCCGCTCGATCTTTCTGTTCCCGGCGATTCTCTTACCCCAAACCAATGGGCCCGGTTCCGAGACTCTGGCAGGAAAGACCTCACCCGGTCCGATCTGGTTCAGGTAATTTCTGAGTCACCGGTGGCCGATAGCATTGCATCCTACGTGTTTGTCCCGGCCAATCCCGACGAACTGAAGGTTTTATCGGCCGATACACTCGATTTTTCCAACTATGATTTATCGGTTCCGGCCAATGCGGCCGAAAGCGGTTATTCCACCGTTTTCGGTACAGCTGAAAGCAACAAAACCGAAACCGGTGATTTCAGGGTTTATGATTACAAACTGAACTTTTCACCCGATCTGATCTATGGAAATGCCAGCGTCAGCAACCTGTATGGAGTGTACGGCCAGACCAATATGCTTTTCAGCGACATGCTCGGCAATCATCAGATCTTTTTCGCCACCAATCTGGTTCTGGATTTGAAGAACAGTGATTTGTACCTGGCCTATTACTACCTGCCCGAACGCCTCGATTATGGTGTTTTCGGGTATCATTCCAGCCGGTATCTGGGTGTGATCAACCGGTTTGGTTTTTTTGATGTGTACCGATACCGCAATTACGGAGGCGGACTGTCCATTGCCTACCCGCTCGATAAATTCAACCGGTTCTCCCTCGATCTGGGATATAGCATTCTCTCACGCGAGAACCTGGAGGATGTCAGCATTCCCATCGAGGAAACCTGGTTTTTTAATCCGCGCCTGCAGTTTATCCATGACACCTCCCTGTGGGGGGTAACCGGACCCGGAAATGGCTCCCGTTACGGTATCCAGTTATACTCCGTCCCCTCTGCTCTGAGTAATAAAGTGAACTTTTTCACCACTTCCTTCGATTACCGAACCTACTTCCGGATAACGGATTACACATCCTTTGCCATCCGGGCAGCAGGAGCCCTTTCCAATGGAGGAACGCCTCAGAAATTCTTTATCGGAGGGGTGGAAAACTGGCTGAATCTGCAAATCCGTAACCGGGAAAATTTTCCGCTCACCACACTCGAGGACTTCGTCTTTGCCGAAGCAGCGCTTCCGCTTCGGGGTCATGATCTGAATGCACAAAACGGGTCCCGGTATGCCATCACAAACTTTGAACTGCGCTACCCCATGCTTTTCTGGCTTCTGCCCGAAGTGGGTGACGATGCCATGGGAACCTTCTTCATGGGAACCCTTTTCACCGACCTTGGCACCGCCTGGTCCGAAGATCAGAAGCTGCAGCTGATGGGAATGAATGAAGAAAAAAACTGGGGTCTGCAGGATTTGCTCGCAGGATCCGGTATGGGAGTCCGTACCTATCTGGCGTACTTCCTCGTACGGTTCGATGTGGCCTGGCGCTGGGATTTCCGTCAATCTTCCAAACCTCAATATTATCTGAGCCTGGGTGCCGATTTCTGA
- a CDS encoding family 2 glycosyl transferase: MPISDQTSRWFSRFGYQPPGIVVPEFRPGTRLMVVIPALAEPELDRTLQSLHSATLPGFPIDILVVVNHPEGATPGIIQQSQANLTTCKAWEHRWQNHDLRLITIHAPDLPSRHAGAGLSRKIGLDLAVLMADGLANHQVILANLDADCTVSDNYFISLSQHFATGAPDGASLYFEHDLSLAEDGLHRQSIIEYELYLRYYIRGLRFAGYPFAFHTVGSSMAVTMETYLGSGGMNRRKAGEDFYFLHKIIPNGRFTDLTSATVFPSPRPSWRVPFGTGRTISNRLETGSTDYQVYSPAIFKELRSWISGIHENGLNPLWWNEWEHHAPPSIATFLIRQNFSLRLTTIFNNSSTPGAALQGFWRWMDGFAMLKLVHHLRDEEHGTTSVEHAAFELLNLTGKTACSGTGPLLSLYRALDKAAEW; encoded by the coding sequence GTGCCGATTTCTGATCAGACTTCCCGATGGTTCAGCCGGTTTGGCTATCAGCCGCCGGGAATTGTTGTTCCTGAGTTCCGTCCCGGAACCCGGCTGATGGTGGTCATTCCGGCTTTGGCCGAACCAGAGCTTGACCGCACCCTTCAATCTCTTCATTCAGCCACCCTGCCCGGATTTCCCATCGATATACTGGTGGTTGTCAACCATCCGGAAGGCGCCACTCCCGGGATCATACAACAGTCTCAGGCCAACCTGACTACCTGCAAAGCGTGGGAGCACAGGTGGCAGAACCACGATCTCCGATTGATTACCATCCATGCTCCCGATTTACCTTCCAGACACGCCGGGGCGGGTCTGAGTCGTAAAATCGGCCTGGACCTGGCCGTTCTCATGGCGGATGGCCTTGCCAACCATCAGGTGATTCTCGCGAATCTCGATGCGGATTGCACGGTCTCAGACAATTATTTCATCAGCCTCAGCCAGCATTTTGCCACCGGTGCTCCCGACGGGGCCTCCCTCTATTTCGAACACGACCTGTCATTGGCAGAAGACGGACTTCACCGGCAGTCCATAATTGAGTATGAATTGTATCTGCGATATTACATTCGCGGGTTGCGTTTTGCAGGCTATCCGTTTGCCTTCCACACCGTGGGTTCCTCGATGGCCGTAACCATGGAGACTTATCTCGGATCTGGCGGTATGAATCGGCGTAAAGCAGGTGAGGATTTTTACTTCCTGCATAAAATCATTCCCAATGGACGCTTTACCGATCTGACATCCGCAACCGTCTTCCCTTCTCCCCGGCCATCGTGGCGAGTCCCCTTCGGGACCGGACGAACCATTTCCAATCGGCTGGAAACCGGGAGCACCGACTATCAGGTTTATTCACCTGCCATTTTTAAGGAACTGCGGTCATGGATCTCGGGAATCCACGAAAACGGTCTGAACCCACTCTGGTGGAATGAGTGGGAGCATCACGCCCCGCCCTCAATTGCCACCTTTCTGATCCGGCAGAACTTTTCATTGCGATTAACCACCATTTTCAACAATTCATCCACACCCGGGGCGGCTCTGCAAGGGTTCTGGAGATGGATGGATGGGTTTGCCATGCTCAAACTGGTTCACCACCTTCGCGATGAGGAGCACGGCACCACATCTGTGGAGCACGCCGCTTTTGAGCTGTTAAATCTTACCGGCAAAACCGCGTGCTCCGGTACCGGACCCCTGCTATCCCTTTATCGGGCTCTGGATAAGGCTGCTGAATGGTGA
- a CDS encoding SAM-dependent methyltransferase, giving the protein MSVSETHLSGCLICGSALVYETGLSPMICVWCGTEQLSEVRCENDHFICSACHASSGRDLISRVCLATNETDPLGLADRIMHAPGIHLHGPEHHFLVPAVLLTAVANQTKQPSALPRWIDKANQRSMLVPGGFCGMTGTCGAAVGTGIALSIMTDNTPLSESTWGLCQELTAAALSSIASKGGPRCCKRDSFLAIQTAVRFLNDRLDYTLPESEITCSFSAKNKECLKGRCPFFPSESVSIPDPGVF; this is encoded by the coding sequence ATGTCTGTTTCTGAGACTCACCTTTCCGGTTGCCTGATCTGCGGATCGGCCCTGGTTTACGAAACCGGGCTTTCGCCCATGATATGTGTCTGGTGCGGCACCGAACAACTTTCAGAAGTACGGTGTGAAAACGACCACTTCATCTGTTCAGCCTGTCATGCCAGTTCAGGCCGCGACCTGATCAGCCGTGTTTGTCTGGCCACCAATGAAACAGATCCGCTCGGATTGGCCGACCGTATTATGCATGCGCCCGGTATTCACCTGCATGGACCCGAACACCATTTCCTGGTCCCTGCGGTCCTTCTCACAGCGGTTGCAAACCAAACAAAACAGCCATCGGCTTTACCACGCTGGATCGACAAGGCCAATCAGCGGTCTATGCTGGTCCCCGGTGGATTTTGCGGAATGACTGGTACCTGCGGGGCGGCTGTCGGTACCGGTATTGCACTGAGTATCATGACGGATAACACGCCGCTGAGTGAATCGACCTGGGGACTGTGTCAGGAACTCACGGCTGCCGCCTTGTCATCCATTGCATCCAAAGGCGGTCCGCGTTGTTGTAAACGAGACAGCTTTCTGGCGATTCAAACGGCGGTCCGGTTTCTGAACGACCGGCTGGATTATACCCTCCCTGAATCTGAAATCACCTGCAGTTTTTCCGCAAAAAACAAAGAATGTCTGAAAGGACGCTGTCCGTTCTTTCCATCAGAGTCTGTGTCCATCCCGGATCCAGGTGTATTCTGA
- a CDS encoding SRPBCC domain-containing protein, whose product MTQTFVIAETFPVNPEILFTAWMDSDEHGAFIDSNAEIDPEINGKFTIWDGYIHGTNLELIPYSRIVQSWRTTDFPDGAPDSVLELTFEPKGTGTHLTLRHSKIPEGQADEYLKGWKEFYFKPMKDYFSEFDH is encoded by the coding sequence ATGACTCAGACTTTCGTGATCGCTGAAACCTTTCCAGTTAATCCGGAAATTCTTTTTACCGCGTGGATGGATAGCGATGAGCATGGGGCGTTTATTGATTCAAATGCCGAAATCGATCCGGAGATAAACGGGAAGTTCACCATTTGGGATGGCTATATTCATGGGACCAATCTGGAACTGATTCCTTACAGCCGGATTGTTCAAAGCTGGCGGACCACCGATTTTCCCGACGGGGCTCCCGATTCTGTGCTTGAACTGACCTTTGAACCCAAGGGAACCGGGACCCATCTGACGCTTCGTCACTCAAAAATTCCCGAAGGACAGGCGGATGAATATCTGAAAGGCTGGAAGGAATTTTATTTCAAGCCCATGAAGGATTATTTCTCAGAGTTTGATCACTGA
- a CDS encoding arginine-tRNA-protein transferase — protein sequence MSDDSGTNYFIAPQVTPGGLDYLLSTGWRHFGQVFFRYQTHDYNGQTCRVVPLRVRLDEFELSDSQRKTLRRNQDLSIRTGPTRRVADLDRLFDLHRQRFTTEAPESLDDFFPTEDPATSPCDNQTIAVFNDSTLIAASFLDVGLESGSSVYGMFDPDWSKRGLGILTMLAEIQISIQRGLTWYYPGYAYLEPSFYDYKKQFFGLEGYHWPSEQWVPLPRFFGEAEFDLAIGSAK from the coding sequence ATGAGTGATGATTCCGGGACCAATTACTTTATTGCCCCACAAGTGACACCCGGTGGACTGGACTACCTGCTGAGCACCGGCTGGCGGCATTTCGGACAGGTATTTTTTCGTTATCAGACACATGACTACAATGGGCAGACCTGCCGGGTGGTGCCCCTGAGAGTCCGGCTCGATGAATTTGAACTCTCCGACAGTCAGCGAAAAACCCTTCGGCGAAACCAGGACCTTTCCATCAGAACCGGCCCCACACGTCGCGTTGCCGACCTGGACCGGTTGTTCGATCTGCACAGGCAACGCTTTACCACAGAAGCGCCTGAATCTCTGGATGATTTTTTCCCGACTGAGGATCCGGCCACTTCACCATGCGACAACCAGACCATCGCCGTATTCAATGACTCCACCCTGATTGCTGCCAGCTTTCTCGATGTGGGACTGGAATCGGGCAGCAGTGTTTATGGCATGTTCGATCCTGACTGGTCAAAGCGGGGCCTGGGAATTCTGACCATGCTGGCGGAAATACAAATCTCCATCCAGCGGGGTCTAACCTGGTATTACCCCGGATATGCCTACCTGGAGCCATCGTTTTACGATTACAAGAAACAGTTTTTCGGCCTGGAAGGCTATCATTGGCCGTCTGAGCAATGGGTTCCATTGCCACGGTTTTTCGGAGAAGCAGAGTTTGATCTGGCGATTGGTTCTGCTAAGTAA